The Caldisericum exile AZM16c01 region TGTTATGCCACCACCGATAATTAAAATATCATAGTTTTTCATCTTTCCTCTCCTTTACAAAGATTCCGAAAGGTATTGGCGTTTCTGGTGGACGAACTGTTATATTATTAGGAAACTCTTTGTTTAATTCAAATAATATCCTCTGAAGAAGCGGTATGCACGTCTTCCCTTGACAAGGACCAGTTCCCACTTTTAGGTGCCTTCTTAAGGATTCTATATCTCTGTAACCTTCCTTATATGCTTCAATAATATCCTCGTATGTAACATCTTCACACCTACAGATAATTATGTTTTTCTTATCCATGGATAACCTCAATGTTTCTTACTTCATAAATAAGATCGTCTTCTTCAAACGAAACTGTTATTATCGATGACTGTGTATCTTTTTCCACCTTTAAAACTTTTTTTACAATACCAATTCCAACTCTTATGCCTTCTCTATTTAACAGGTAAACTGAATCACCTGCCTTTGGAAGAGGAAGCATTTCATATGGTAATGTAATCTCATACTCTGAACTGGTTTTATGAACAAGAAAAAGCGCAAGACCAGGACACACCATAACACATTTGCCACATCCTATACAAAGGTTATAATCTATTTTTGGAGGATCTTTGATATTCTCCATTGAAATTGCACCCGTTGGGCACGAGGAAACACAGGGATTACACGGAATTTCCTGTACGCATTCGCTTATAGCAACAGGATGTTTTGAAATTTGCTCAGGCTTTGGAAAATCTTTAATTATATCCTCTTTTGTAATAAAGCCTGTTCTAAGGTAATCACTCATACATTACCTCCTTAAGCCCCTGAACTATCTTCAATGAAAACGGACTACTTCTAAGGCGCTCAAGGTCATTTTGCGTTTCTTTTAATGAGCCTTCCACATCAAACCCTAATTTCTTAAGAATTGAAAAAGACGCAATTTTTCCTTCAATCATTGCAGTTGATGCTTCTTCGATACCTGTTACATCTCCTGCAACATAAATATTCCTTTTTGTAGTTTCAAGTTCGGCATTTCTTAATGGCACATATCCGCCCAGAGATGGTATATATTTTAATTCGCAACCTGCCTGCGCCAATAGTTGATAAGACGGCTGAAGACCAACTGCAAGAAGGACTGCATCAACATCCATTTCAAACTCTTCGCCTGTTTCTTCAAAGTTCTCGTTAAGTTTTACAAGCAGAACTTTCTCAACTCTTCCGTTTCCCATCGCCTTTTTAATAGTTGTTTGTGTGTATATCGGCACTCCAAATCTTCTTAACTTCGCTGCATGCACAAAATAAC contains the following coding sequences:
- a CDS encoding (2Fe-2S)-binding protein; translation: MDKKNIIICRCEDVTYEDIIEAYKEGYRDIESLRRHLKVGTGPCQGKTCIPLLQRILFELNKEFPNNITVRPPETPIPFGIFVKERKDEKL
- a CDS encoding 4Fe-4S binding protein, whose product is MSDYLRTGFITKEDIIKDFPKPEQISKHPVAISECVQEIPCNPCVSSCPTGAISMENIKDPPKIDYNLCIGCGKCVMVCPGLALFLVHKTSSEYEITLPYEMLPLPKAGDSVYLLNREGIRVGIGIVKKVLKVEKDTQSSIITVSFEEDDLIYEVRNIEVIHG